In a genomic window of Telopea speciosissima isolate NSW1024214 ecotype Mountain lineage chromosome 5, Tspe_v1, whole genome shotgun sequence:
- the LOC122661171 gene encoding DEAD-box ATP-dependent RNA helicase 16-like, with protein sequence MANVMKNEEGGQEEEEIKTFEELGLEPRLIRALTKKGITKPTPIQQVAIPLILEGKDVVARAKTGSGKTFAYLLPLLQKLFLDVGSPKTAPCALVLVPTRELCQQVYSEVLSLIEPCRVQLKVVQLTSSMPVSDLRAALSGPPDVLVSTPACISTCMSGDVLQAKSLQDSLSILVLDEADLLLSYGYEDDLKALTPYIPRRCQSLLMSATSSADVEKLKKLVLHNPFILTLPEVGDTKDEIIPKNVQQFWISCSARDKLLHVLALLKLELVQKKVLIFVNSIDMAFRLRLFLEQFGIRSAVLNGELPQNSRLHILEVCLVLVILFLTDDLK encoded by the exons ATGGCTAATGtcatgaagaatgaagaaggtggacaggaagaagaagaaattaagacCTTCGAGGAACTTGGTTTGGAACCCCGCCTGATTCGGGCACTGACAAAGAAGGGTATCACAAAACCAACTCCTATCCAGCAAGTGGCCATCCCATTGATTTTG GAAGGCAAGGATGTCGTTGCTCGGGCAAAAACTGGTTCTGGAAAGACATTTGCTTACCTCCTGCCGTTACTCCAGAAGCTCTTTTTGGATGTTGGTTCACCAAAAACTGCTCCATGTGCCTTGGTTCTTGTCCCTACCCGTGAACTGTGCCAACAG gtttattCTGAGGTACTATCTCTCATTGAGCCCTGTAGAGTTCAACTGAAAGTTGTGCAATTAACAAGCAGCATGCCCGTTTCTGACTTG CGTGCTGCATTGTCTGGGCCACCTGATGTTCTGGTCTCCACACCAGCTTGCATTTCAACATGTATGTCAGGAGACGTTCTTCAAGCAAAGTCCCTTCAGGATTCACTTTCGATCCTTGTTCTGGACGAG GCCGACCTTCTTTTGTCATATGGCTACGAAGATGATCTAAAAGCACTTACTCCTTATATCCCTCGACGTTGTCAATCACTTCTTATGTCTGCAACCTCAAG TGCTGATGTTGAGAAGTTAAAGAAGCTTGTTCTACACAATCCGTTCATTTTGACTCTGCCAGAAGTTGGAGATACTAAGGATGAGATTATCCCTAAAAATGTTCAGCAATTTTGG ATTTCATGCAGTGCTCGTGACAAACTACTTCACGTCCTTGCTCTCTTGAAACTGGAACTTGTTCAGAAAAAAGTTCTGATATTTGTCAATTCAATTGACATGGCTTTCAGGTTGAGACTTTTCCTAGAACAG TTTGGAATCAGATCTGCTGTTTTAAATGGCGAGTTACCACAGAATTCACGTCTCCATATCCTTGAGGTATGTCTTGTGCTTGTTATCCTGTTCTTAACTGATGATCTGAAATAA